The Streptomyces sp. 135 sequence GATACGCAGCGCGCGCCGGCGCCCGTCGGGGCGGTGCGCGTCGGCGGAGACGGCGGCGGGGCCGGCGTGGGAGTGGTCGAGGTGCATGGTGCTGCTCCTTCGCGGTGGTAGTGCAAGTCGTGCGTGTGGTGTGCGTACAGGGCGCGCTCCGGGCTTCTCGGACCCCGGCTGCCGGCGTGTCGCGGCTACGACGCGAAGAGCCGTACCGGCCAGGCCGCATGCGCCTCCGCTCCGATCTCCAGGAGTGGAGCCGACGCCGCGGGCAGCGCGTCGACGCCCTCGGCGGCGGCGCGGTCCGCCGCCTCGGCCGCGGCCCGCGCGACCCGGTCGAGATCAGGGGCGAGCCGCGCCAGGACCGCCGTGGCGTCGAAGGGGTCGAGGCTCAGGAGCCGGACCGTGGCGGTCGCCGGGCCGCTGACTGCTTCGTACGCCGAGCAGTACGCGGCGTCGTCGGGCCCGAGGCCGGCGGCGCGGGCGGTGAGTCCAAGGACGACCGGCTGATGGGCCCCCTTGGGGAACCGCCTGGCCAGCACGTCGAGTTCGGGGTGTGGCCAGGTGGCGCGGGCGGCCCGCATCATCTGCCGCCCGAGCCGCCGCGCCGCTGCGCGCAGGGCTGGCGAGGGGGTGCGTGCGTCGGCCGCCTCGTCCAGGGCGGCCGGATCCACGCCGAGTGCGGCGGCCGCCGCGAGGGCCGCCGTCACCAGGCCGCTGGTGTGGAGCCGCCCTCG is a genomic window containing:
- a CDS encoding urease accessory UreF family protein, with translation MSRAALLVLADGRFPAGGHAHSGGAEAAVKAGRITGAESLEAFCRGRLHTSGLVTAALAAAAALGVDPAALDEAADARTPSPALRAAARRLGRQMMRAARATWPHPELDVLARRFPKGAHQPVVLGLTARAAGLGPDDAAYCSAYEAVSGPATATVRLLSLDPFDATAVLARLAPDLDRVARAAAEAADRAAAEGVDALPAASAPLLEIGAEAHAAWPVRLFAS